A DNA window from Anastrepha ludens isolate Willacy chromosome 6, idAnaLude1.1, whole genome shotgun sequence contains the following coding sequences:
- the LOC128868607 gene encoding dnaJ homolog subfamily C member 13 isoform X2, whose amino-acid sequence MVPPKDNVDLECFLVTKHSWKGKYKRILAIGTTGISTYNPDKSDLTNRWTYSDIVSAAPSKTSNIPNEFVITIKKEKRVDSIRLSSEYRNDILCSILKYYKEFADKPKNSQRFPAYKYHWSGISLPTMLEVTPCSLDQLDPTTNEVLTSYMYKDIEGIIVGISDYDGGIVMAHGGFSRLHLFRALNHHEIVQNIVQRSVQFLGIETKILKSQITLEQFERQRFGEYSGDQYQTSMTEFTVQKITPRHPDPVKRILCLTEATLLERDPQTYSVCTLRLLSNVFALVRDKDNLQRFYIEYKNGILRQYLTNDRDSLLATLLDAVRSSGNKDVHVRISKTPRGKRYVPFNCSVDEETEANLLRLIINNVQNPTKRFEVLERFNANIPHSGLNYSVTQDSLFAENKEKLILSALQALAQKELDNPTAQLNNLEIEAIFHALTRLLASKVGYGAFTNLPGFREIIGTKIVAALRRKDLAVTYSAIDMINSLMHSVNADHDLKQEQLNKSSILSSKSFLETLLNMWTMHVSHGSGALVLSAMLDFLTFGLCVPYSETTDGKQFDILLELVAERGRYLYKLFQHPSLAIVKGAGLVLRAIIEEGELHVAQQMQALALDEAALCRHLLVALYTPSNDPTLATHRQLSRHLIGLWITDSEEALELFKRIFPAGLLMFLESEESVPKTDVEDDKLNFRDNLKLAIQHSNRNRKNVIEKHLQDIKHWGMNLLEQQDPAAQAIKNRPVVLRNRRQRKKKDDTVLNLPYFFYNFAKDHSLPNLIWNHKTREELRICLENELRQFMNDRDLAGNMIVAWNYQEFEVTYQCLADEIQIGDYYIRLILEKDDWPQNLVKDPIELFNALYRRVLCRQRVNDDQLTVVSLQALAKVYRRYHKEIGRFSDMSYILQLTDRCLSPSLRDALINLISCLVLEKSNCRPLVDHVQCLVDLITLAHLHKGRAQPNTKTNVIEAGPNMEAYEEKDWYYNIEKEGQKPERQGPITYSELKELWQKGVITPKTRCWAIGMDGWRSLQQIPQLKWCLIAKGTPIYNETELSSKLLDILIKCTSFFPSRTQNGTAVLIPGPKLSRKLSEFVCLPHIVQVCLTHDPGLLERVATLLCQIMEDNPEMPKVYLTGVFYFMLMYTGSNILPITKFLKMTHMKQGFRSDETSQSGIMHRSILGQLLPEAMVCFLENYSAEKFAEIFLGEFDTPEVIWSSEMRRLLIEKISAHIADFTPRLKGHTMARYPYLAIPAISYPQLENELFCHIYYLRHLCDTQKFPNWPIADPVQLLKHTLEAWRKEVEKKPPQMTVQQAYQDLGIDLTKTPKPDESMIRKSYYRLAQMYHPDKNPNGREVFERVNQAYEFLCSRSVWSSGGPDPKNIVLVLRTQSILFERYANVLRPYKYAGYPQLIKTIRLETRDDDLFSKEVQLLSAASELCYHTVHCSALNAEELRREEGIEALLEAYTRCVSILGVDSKPDSLHYQVISNVTRCFEVACNFEKCKQKIITLPQLLSDVCRVVYFKHTLSVSLVTSMAANNYELQCNLVRNGVLWSLLLFWFDYDYTLDESGVQASDKTNQQQVANTLAKMAVLACIALAGYGLDLHKTTNGADNSGGDGNGSPTTTAKASKINPAIASPSSSAYTKNAHNPLQNTSKQLAITSSGSVDAEPKTAVAKQDSNASNKSDALSNASSTEKEGNGETNGNTIAKTNDSNLPKYTIVSEPRNTIVKQVLDRLLTPYIANKLPKERAGDILKVLTSNTRNPYLIWDNGTRAQLVDFLETQRTTAVKETFEDIAEVYNLVSEFQYDACKDELQIGGVYIRIYNEMPTFPITKPKQFIIDLLEYLKQAYHFLTTTTSKEENTNFPPAPIAPTKIVQDGILTPTLAPNHPQLQQQPARIGKTFDEVLNAYNRSKIRNKIEASALLEQQQIQQQYIYDFANDAALQQHVIMVLQALMAVIKCNAEVEIQCIGNFNMIFGFLAHNLFENNTAVKTIALEVVALVSRNKDCVSEIAACELLGQFLVALKDPDLRNSQVKVLETMSGLMNVQEMIKEAQNKGAIIYLLDMFCNSRNPQIREMCAEIMAKMTADRLSGPKVRITISKFLPPLFVDAMVESPQTSVQLFESIHEHPELIWNDKTRGNVCEAVADMCESFFRAQKINDKHLWKDPEMLKDIISNEIVVAGVYLRLFVSNPAWTLRKPKQFLADLLDFVVEQISKRSSEASVLKL is encoded by the exons ATGGTGCCGCCAAAGGATAATGTGGACCTAGAGTGCTTTCTGGTAACAAAGCACTCGTGGAAGGGGAAATACAAACGTATTTTGGCTATTGGCACCACGGGCATCTCCACATATAATCCGGATAAATCTGATCTGACAAATCGTTGGACTTATTCAGACATTGTTTCGGCGGCACCAAGCAAAACCTCAAAT ATACCTAATGAATTTGTGATAActataaaaaaagagaaacgcGTCGATTCCATACGACTTTCATCTGAATATCGCAATGACATACTTTGTTCGATATTAAAATACTACAAAGAATTTGCTGATAAGCCGAAAAATTCACAA CGTTTCCCTGCTTATAAGTATCATTGGTCCGGCATCAGTTTACCCACAATGCTTGAAGTCACGCCGTGCTCATTAGATCAGTTAGATCCAACAACCAATGAAGTGCTCACAAGCTACATGTACAAAGACATAGAAGGCATAATAG TAGGCATTTCGGACTATGACGGTGGCATTGTTATGGCCCATGGTGGCTTCAGTCGTCTACATCTCTTTCGAGCATTGAACCATCATGAGATTGTGCAGAATATTGTTCAACGATCAGTTCAGTTTCTTGGTATTGAAACTAAGATACTCAAAAGCCAAATAACACTTGAGCAATTCGAACGCCAAAGGTTTGGTGAATATAG CGGGGATCAGTACCAAACGTCTATGACCGAGTTCACTGTCCAAAAGATTACACCACGTCATCCGGATCCAGTGAAGCGCATACTTTGCCTCACGGAAGCAACACTACTGGAACGCGATCCGCAGACATATAGCGTGTGCACACTACGTTTATTGTCGAATGTATTTGCGCTTGTGCGCGATAAAGACAATTTACAACGTTTTtatattgaatataaaaatggAATATTGCGACAGTATTTAACAAATGATCGCGATTCGTTATTGGCTACGCTATTGGATGCTGTACGATCGAGCGGTAACAAGGATGTGCATGTACGCATAAGCAAGACACCGCGCGGTAAGCGTTATGTACCATTTAATTGTTCCGTTGATGAGGAAACCGAAGCAAATTTGCTGCGTTTGATTATCAACAATGTGCAAAATCCAACGAAACGATTCGAAGTACTGGAACGCTTCAATGCCAATATTCCGCACAGTGGCCTCAATTACAGTGTAACGCAAGat AGTCTCTTTGCCGAGAATAAAGAGAAACTCATCTTGAGTGCATTACAAGCACTGGCACAAAAAGAACTAGACAATCCAACAGCACAATTGAACAATCTCGAAATAGAAGCAATTTTTCACGCGCTCACACGTTTACTTGCTAGTAAAGTGGGCTATGGTGCATTTACAAATTTACCGGG TTTTCGCGAAATTATTGGTACTAAAATTGTTGCTGCTCTACGCCGTAAAGATTTGGCTGTTACATACTCCGCCATCGACATGATTAACTCACTGATGCATTCAGTGAATGCAGACCATGATTTGAAGCaagaacaattaaataaatcatcGATACTTTCGTCAAAATCCTTTTTGGAAACATTGCTCAACATGTGGACAATGCATGTG AGTCATGGTAGCGGTGCGCTGGTACTTTCCGCCATGTTGGATTTCCTCACATTTGGTCTATGTGTGCCTTATAGCGAAACAACAGATGGCAAACAGTTTGATATTTTACTCGAATTGGTTGCCGAACGTGGTCGCTATTTGTACAAGCTATTTCAACATCCCTCACTGGCTATCGTTAAGGGTGCTGGACTTGTTCTACGCGCCATCATCGAGGAGGGTGAACTGCATGTGGCACAGCAGATGCAAGCGCTCGCTTTGGATGAAGCGGCTCTGTGTCGTCATCTACTTGTTGCATTATATACGCCATCGAATGATCCAACATTGGCGACTCACCGCCAGTTATCGCGGCACTTAATTGGACTTTGGATTACGGACAGCGAGGAAGCGTTAGAATTATTTAAACGCATATTT CCCGCTGGCTTACTGATGTTCCTGGAGAGCGAGGAGAGCGTACCAAAGACTGATGTGGAGGATGACAAGTTGAATTTTCGGGACAATTTAAAACTTGCAATACAGCATTCCAATAGAAATAGAAAGAACGTAATAGAGAAGCACTTACAG GATATTAAGCATTGGGGTATGAATCTCTTGGAACAACAGGACCCCGCTGCTCAGGCTATTAAAAATCGTCCAGTAGTACTACGTAATAGGCGGCAGCGCAAGAAAAAAGACGATACTGTTTTAAATTTACCTTATTTCTTTTACAACTTTGCCAAAGACCACAGCTTGCCGAATTTGATATGGAATCACAAG aCACGTGAGGAGTTACGTATTTGCTTGGAGAATGAATTACGTCAATTTATGAACGACCGTGACTTAGCAGGCAATATGATTGTGGCGTGGAATTACCAGGAATTCGAAGTCACTTATCAG TGCTTGGCTGATGAAATACAAATTGGTGACTATTACATACGTCTAATCTTGGAGAAAGACGACTGGCCACAAAATCTTGTGAAAGATCC TATCGAACTTTTTAATGCACTTTATCGCCGTGTTCTCTGCCGTCAGCGTGTCAATGATGACCAACTTACAGTAGTGTCATTGCAAGCACTTGCAAAGGTCTATCGTCGTTATCACAAAGAAATCGGCCGTTTTAGTGATATGTCATATATATTGCAATTAACCGATCGT TGCCTCTCACCATCACTGCGCGATGCACTTATTAATCTTATATCCTGCCTAGTGTTGGAGAAATCGAATTGCCGTCCACTTGTTGATCACGTGCAGTGCCTTGTCGACTTGATCACTCTGGCACACTTGCATAAGGGGCGCGCACAGCCTAATACAAAAACTAATGTCATAGAGGCTGGGCCGAATATGGAGGCATATGAGGAGAAAGATTGGTATTATAATATTGAAAAGGAAGGACAGAAGCCGGAACGTCAAGGTCCCATTACATATTCAGAATTGAAAGAACTCTGGCAAAAGGGTGTTATTACACCGAAAACTCGTTGTTGGGCTATCGGTATGGATGGTTGGCGTTCGCTACAACAAATTCCTCAACTAAAATGGTGCCTTATCGCCAAGGGTACACCCATTTACAACGAGACCGAACTGTCATCAAAGTTGTTGGACATACTTATAAAATGCACGAGCTTCTTTCCAAGTCGCACACAAAACGGCACTGCCGTACTTATTCCCGGACCTAAGTTGTCACGCAAATTATCCGAATTTGTGTGTTTGCCACATATTGTGCAGGTGTGTCTTACACATGATCCCGGCTTGCTCGAACGCGTTGCCACGCTACTGTGCCAGATTATGGAAGACAATCCGGAAATGCCGAAAGTGTATTTGACgggtgtattttattttatgctcaTGTACACCGGTAGCAATATACTGCCGATAACAAAGTTCCTAAAAATGACACACATGAAACAGGGCTTTCGCAGTGATGAG acATCGCAATCCGGCATAATGCATCGCAGTATATTAGGGCAATTGCTGCCAGAGGCAATGGTATGCTTTTTGGAAAATTACAGCGCTGAGAAATTCGCGGAAATATTTTTAGGTGAATTTGATACGCCTGAGGTGATTTGGAGTTCAGAAATGCGACGTTTGctcattgaaaaaatatctgctcACATTGCTGATTTTACGCCTCGTTTAAAGGGCCACACGATGGCGCG CTATCCTTACCTTGCCATACCGGCGATTAGCTACCCACAGCTGGAAAATGAACTCTTCTGCCATATCTATTACTTGCGTCACCTTTGCGATACGCAAAAATTCCCCAATTGGCCCATTGCTGATCCGGTGCAGCTGTTGAAACACACCTTAGAAGCTTGGCGCAAGGAGGTTGAAAAGAAACCACCGCAAATGACTGTACAGCAGGCATATCAAGATCTCGGCATCGATTTGACAAAAACACCAAAGCCAGATGAATCGATGATACGCAAAAGTTACTATCGTTTAGCGCAAATGTATCATCCAGATAAGAATCCAAATGGTCGTGAGGTATTCGAGAGAGTCAATCAGGCTTATGAGTTTTTGTGCTCGCGTTCGGTGTGGTCTTCGGGTGGGCCGGATCCCAAAAATATAGTCCTGGTATTACGCACACAAAGTATACTTTTTGAGCGTTATGCTAATG TCTTGCGCCCCTATAAGTATGCTGGTTACCCACAGTTGATTAAGACCATACGTCTGGAGACGCGCGATGATGATCTTTTCTCAAAAGAAGTGCAATTGTTGTCGGCCGCATCAGAGCTTTGCTATCACACTGTACATTGCTCAGCATTAAATGCGGAAGAGTTGCGACGCGAAGAGGGCATTGAAGCACTTTTGGAGGCCTACACTCGATGCGTATCAATTTTGGGCGTCGATTCTAAACCCGACTCGCTACACTATCAAGTAATTTCGAATGTGACGCGTTGCTTCGAAGTGGCCTGTAACTTTGAGAAATGCAAACAAAAGATTATTACCTTGCCACAATTGCTTTCCGATGTCTGCCGCGTAGTCTACTTTAAG CACACACTCTCGGTTAGCCTAGTGACCAGCATGGCGGCGAACAACTACGAACTTCAATGCAATTTAGTGCGTAACGGCGTGCTCTGGTCGCTTCTCCTCTTCTGGTTCGATTATGATTATACGTTGGACGAAAGTGGCGTGCAGGCCAGTGATAAAACCAATCAGCAACAGGTGGCTAACACCTTAGCCAAAATGGCTGTTCTGGCTTGTATTGCTCTCGCCGGTTACGGTTTGGATTTACATAAGACGACGAATGGCGCTGATAATAGTGGCGGTGATGGTAATGGCTCACCTACCACAACTGCAAAAGCGTCAAAAATAAATCCCGCTATCGCTTCGCCATCCTCCTCCGCGTATACGAAAAATGCGCACAACCCACTGCAAAACACCAGCAAACAATTGGCAATAACGAGTAGCGGCTCGGTCGACGCTGAGCCAAAGACTGCCGTTGCTAAGCAGGACTCTAATGCCAGTAACAAATCCGATGCACTTTCTAATGCATCGTCCACTGAGAAGGAAGGAAACGGCGAGACGAATGGCAATACAATCGCTAAGACAAACGACTCGAACCTACCGAAGTATACAATAGTCTCTGAGCCGAGAAATACAATCGTGAAGCAGGTGCTGGATCGCTTGCTCACGCCGTACATAGCAAATAAATTGCCCAAAGAGCGCGCCGGCGAT ATTTTGAAAGTACTTACATCAAATACGCGCAACCCCTACTTGATATGGGACAACGGCACACGAGCGCAATTGGTTGATTTCTTAGAGACCCAGCGTACAACAGCTGTAAAGGAAACATTTGAAGATATAGCTGAGGTTTATAATTTAGTATCAGAATTCCAGTACGACGCTTGCAA AGACGAGCTACAAATTGGCGGTGTCTACATACGCATCTATAACGAAATGCCAACATTCCCTATAACTAAACCGAAACAATTCATTATTGATCTGCTGGAGTATCTCAAGCAAGCATATCATTTCTTAACCACCACGACCAGCAAAGAAGAAAACACCAATTTTCCTCCTGCACCCATTGCGCCCACAAAAATTGTGCAAGATGGCATTCTAACACCCACACTTGCACCAAACCATCCACAACTACAACAGCAACCCGCTAGAATAGGCAAAACATTCGATGAGGTGTTGAACGCTTACAATCGCTCAAAGATACGCAATAAAATAGAAGCCAGTGCATTACTCGaacaacaacaaatccaacagcaATACATATACGATTTCGCCAACGATGCGGCATTGCAGCAGCATGTGATAATGGTGCTGCAGGCCCTCATGGCTGTGATAAAGTGTAACGCCGAAGTAGAGATTCAATGCATTGGTAATTTCAATATGATTTTCGGTTTCCTAGCACATAATTTGTTCGAAAAT AATACCGCCGTAAAAACGATTGCACTTGAAGTGGTCGCCTTGGTTTCTCGCAATAAGGATTGTGTTTCAGAGATAGCGGCATGCGAATTGCTCGGCCAATTTTTGGTAGCGCTAAAAGACCCTGATTTACGCAACAGTCAAGTTAAAGTGCTCGAAACCATGTCTGGCCTCATGAATGTGCAAGAAATGATTAAGGAGGCGCAGAACAAAGGTGCCATCATTTATTTGCTGGATATGTTTTGTAATTCGCGCAATCCGCAGATACGTGAAATGTGCGCCGAAATAATGGCAAAGATGACAGCGGATCGGTTAAGTGGGCCCAAG GTGCGCATTACAATTTCAAAGTTTCTCCCTCCACTTTTTGTCGACGCTATGGTTGAATCGCCACAGACTTCAGTGCAATTATTTGAATCAATACACGAGCATCCTGAACTGATATGGAATGATAAGACGAGAGGGAATGTATGTGAAGCGGTAGCAGATATGTGCGAGAG CTTCTTTAGAGCGCAAAAGATCAACGATAAACATCTGTGGAAAGATCCCGAAATGCTCAAGGACATCATCTCCAATGAGATTGTTGTTGCCGGTGTATATTTGCGTTTGTTTGTGAGTAATCCTGCCTGGACATTACGCAAGCCGAAACAATTCTTGGCAGATTTGCTAGATTTTGTTGTAGAACAAATTAGCAAGAGATCCTCCGAGGCAAGTGTTCTTAAGTTGTAG